In Buchnera aphidicola (Ceratovacuna japonica), the genomic window ATGTTTCATCAATTAGAAGGACTAATCATAAACAATAAAATAAATTTTTCTAATTTAAAATGGATAATAAAAAAATTTTTAAAAAGTTTTTTTAATAATAACGTTTCTATAAGATTTAGAAGTTCTTATTTTCCATTTACTTTTTTATCTTCAGAGGTAGATATTAAAGAAAAAAATGGAAAATGGCTTGAAATATTAGGATGTGGTATGGTTCATCCTAATGTTTTAAAAAATATGAAAATTAATTATAAAAAATATGCTGGATGCGCTTTCGGGGTAGGAATAGAAAGACTAACAATGTTGCAGTATGGAATATTAGATTTAAGAAATTTTTTTAAAAATGATTTAAGTTTTTTAAATAAATTTAAATAAAAAAGGTACTATATGAAAATTAGTAAAAATTGGATAATGGAATGGATAAATTTTCCTATAAATTTTAAAAAAATATGCAATCATTTTAATAAAATAGGTATAGAAGTAAAAAATTATAATAAAACTTGTATTAGTTATAAAAATTTATTGTTTGGAAAAATAATTTTAAAGAAAAAAATTTTATTGGATAAAAAATTTTTTTTTCTATATTTTATAAAAATAAAAAATAATTTTATAATAAAAATATTTTCTTTGTTTAGTTGTAATGTTAAAAAAAAAGTAATAGTTTCTATTTCTAAAAATATATTTTCACAAATAGTATATTCTTCTCTATTAAAATATCATTATTATGAATCTAAATATTTTATTTGTTCTCCTTTTTCTATTGGTATTTCTAATGTAGAAGATATCCCAGTAAAATTATCTAAATCATTTAATTTAAATAAAAAAAATTTAAAAAAAATAGAAGTTTACGATAATATAGTTAAATTAAATGTACCTTATAATAGAATAGAAGAATTTAATATAATAGGAATTTGCAGAGAAATATATGCTATTAATAATATGAAATTTAAATATTTTAAAAATAAATTAGAAAAAAAAAATAGTAAATTTTATATAAAAATTTCTGTAGTAAAAAAAATAAATAATTATCGTTATTTAGGTAGAAAATTTAGCAGATTGAATTTTAATGTAAAAACTCCATATTGGATATCTAAAAGATTGAGTTTATTTAATATAAAAAGTAAAAATATAATATATGATATTATAAATTACGTATATATAGAAACTGGAGAACATTTTCATTTTTTTTTATTAAATGATTTGAATAAGAAAATTTTTATAAAAATATTGCATAAATCTAAAAAAATTAATATATTTAAAAAAAAATTTTTTTTAAAAAAAAATAGTATTGTTTTATCTAATAAAAAAAAAATATTAATTTTTGGAAAAAATTTTTATAATTATAATTATAATTTTAATAATAAAAATGTTAGTATATTTTTAGGTTCTTTGTTTCTTAAAGAAAACATTTTTAAAAATTATAAAAAAAATAATGTTAATAAAAAAAAAATAGATTATTTTTATTATAGTAAAAATGTTAATTCTCAACTTTTTGCATTAAAATATATTACAAAAATTATTTTAATGATTTGTAGTGGTAGTTGTAAAGAAATAGTTAGTTTATCTGATATTAAAAAAATAAAAAGAAAAAATATTTTTTTATATAAAAGTAATATAACAAGATTAACAGGAATTTCATTAAATAATTATATTATTGAAAATTTGTTAACAAAGTTAGGTTATAAATTTTTTAAATATAAAGATGCATGGAAAGTTTTTATACCTTATCATAGAAATGATATATTAATAGAAGAAGATATTATATCTGATATAATTAGATTTTATGGAATTTATAAAATATCATCTTCATCTCCTTCAGATAAATATAATATAACTAATAAAGATTTTGAAAATAACAATTTTTTTAATGAAATAAAGTATTTTTTAATTTCTAAAGGATATAATGAAGTTTTAAATTACAGTTTTACAAGTTTTAGTTATCAAAAACTTTTTACAGAAATTTCTGATTATATAAAAATAAAAAATCCTATTTCTAATAGTATGTCTATTATGAGGTCTTCTTTATTTCCAGGATTATTAGAAAATTTTATATATAATATAAATAGACAGAATGATCTTATTAAGATTTTTGAATTAGGTTTATGTTATTTTAGAAATAAAAAAAAATATTTAGGTTTTAATCAAAAAATGTTTTTGTCTTGTTTAATTTACGGAAATTATAATAATATACATTTTGATAAAAAAAATAAATTACTTGATTTTTATGCTTTAAAAGGAGATTTAGAATATATTTTTGAAATTTTAAGATTGAATTGTAATATAAAATTTATAAAAAAAAAATTTTCTTATTTTAGTAAAGAAATAAGCTCTGCTATATTTTTAGATAAAAAATGTATAGGAAAAATTGGAAAATTAAATAATAATATTTTAAAAAAAATAAATTTTGATAAAAATG contains:
- the pheT gene encoding phenylalanine--tRNA ligase subunit beta, translating into MKISKNWIMEWINFPINFKKICNHFNKIGIEVKNYNKTCISYKNLLFGKIILKKKILLDKKFFFLYFIKIKNNFIIKIFSLFSCNVKKKVIVSISKNIFSQIVYSSLLKYHYYESKYFICSPFSIGISNVEDIPVKLSKSFNLNKKNLKKIEVYDNIVKLNVPYNRIEEFNIIGICREIYAINNMKFKYFKNKLEKKNSKFYIKISVVKKINNYRYLGRKFSRLNFNVKTPYWISKRLSLFNIKSKNIIYDIINYVYIETGEHFHFFLLNDLNKKIFIKILHKSKKINIFKKKFFLKKNSIVLSNKKKILIFGKNFYNYNYNFNNKNVSIFLGSLFLKENIFKNYKKNNVNKKKIDYFYYSKNVNSQLFALKYITKIILMICSGSCKEIVSLSDIKKIKRKNIFLYKSNITRLTGISLNNYIIENLLTKLGYKFFKYKDAWKVFIPYHRNDILIEEDIISDIIRFYGIYKISSSSPSDKYNITNKDFENNNFFNEIKYFLISKGYNEVLNYSFTSFSYQKLFTEISDYIKIKNPISNSMSIMRSSLFPGLLENFIYNINRQNDLIKIFELGLCYFRNKKKYLGFNQKMFLSCLIYGNYNNIHFDKKNKLLDFYALKGDLEYIFEILRLNCNIKFIKKKFSYFSKEISSAIFLDKKCIGKIGKLNNNILKKINFDKNVNVFLFEICIDNISKKEILYVDKISEYPKVKRDISIIVLDNIKCYDIIKFCKKIFYKNLIDIYIFDIYYGENISNKKKSISIRLIFQSFNKTLKEIYIDTFIKKNIILLKKKFNAIIKEK